The proteins below come from a single Juglans regia cultivar Chandler chromosome 12, Walnut 2.0, whole genome shotgun sequence genomic window:
- the LOC109005834 gene encoding protein FAM136A-like, which yields MDRMAAAEERIVTEKIRQKLHQVNSAAEEHFSPVQDHVKFTLQQAYFKCAYECFDRERSYDEISDCVENCSVPVVRSQHMLEDEMANFQETMKRSLMVCQDKFEAAKLQKKPDALNDLETCVDQSTQDGIKMLPHLAAKLKASFFSQ from the exons ATGGATCGTATGGCAGCAGCCGAAGAGCGAATTGTTACGGAGAAAATTCGACAGAAACTCCACCAAGTCAACTCAGCCGCTGAAGAACATTTTTCTCCTGTCCAAGACCATGTCAAGTTCACTCttcag CAAGCGTATTTCAAATGTGCATATGAGTGCTTTGATAGGGAAAGAAGCTATGATGAGATTAGCGATTGTGTAGAAAATTGCAGTGTTCCAGTTGTTAGATCTCAACATATGCTTGAGGACGAGATGGCTAACTTTCAA GAAACGATGAAAAGGTCGCTGATGGTCTGCCAAGACAAGTTTGAAGCAGCTAAGCTCCAAAAGAAACCAGATGCCCTGAATGATTTGGAGACCTGTGTTGATCAGTCAACCCAGGACGGCATCAAGATGCTGCCGCATCTTGCTGCAAAGTTGAAGGCCTCCTTTTTTTCTCAGTGA
- the LOC109005804 gene encoding (+)-neomenthol dehydrogenase-like, with product MISSTRRWWSKETVAIVTGANKGIGFAFAKRLAKEGLTVILTARDFERGRRAAQELSAQGLHVHFLKLDVSDPSSINTFVSLFRMKFGALDILVNNAAVSFNELNENSVKHAETVIKTNFYGAKLLTQALLPMFRPSPSPNSNSSRILNISSRLGSLNKLKNPKIKSILQSENLLEQDIEGVVSSFLEHVKKGTWESEGWPELWTDYAVSKLALNAYTRVLAKRLEGSNISVNCFCPGFTQTSMTRGKGTHTAEDAANVGARLLLLPPEELPTGKFFLGGSSSSTSVVNSKL from the exons ATGATCTCTTCAACCCGCag GTGGTGGTCAAAGGAAACGGTGGCAATCGTGACCGGAGCGAACAAGGGAATTGGGTTTGCGTTTGCGAAGAGGTTGGCAAAAGAAGGACTGACTGTAATCTTAACAGCCAGAGACTTTGAGAGGGGCCGCAGAGCAGCCCAGGAACTCAGCGCCCAAGGACTCCATGTTCACTTCTTAAAGCTCGACGTGTCTGATCCTTCTTCCATTAACACCTTCGTATCATTATTCCGGATGAAATTTGGAGCGCTAGATATCCTC GTGAACAATGCTGCAGTGTCATTCAATGAGCTAAACGAGAATTCAGTGAAGCATGCAGAAACAGTGATCAAAACCAATTTTTATGGAGCCAAGTTGCTTACTCAAGCTCTCTTGCCCATGTTTCGTCCCTCTCCGTCGCCTAATTCCAACTCATCTCGGATTCTTAATATTAGCTCCAGACTTGGCTCCCTAAAC AAATTGAAAAACCCTAAGATAAAAAGTATACTGCAAAGTGAAAACTTGTTGGAGCAGGACATTGAGGGTGTGGTAAGTTCGTTTCTTGAGCATGTGAAGAAGGGAACGTGGGAGAGTGAAGGATGGCCAGAATTGTGGACAGACTACGCAGTATCAAAGCTTGCACTAAATGCATACACAAGGGTTTTGGCCAAGCGTTTGGAGGGAAGCAATATAAGTGTGAATTGCTTTTGTCCTGGCTTCACTCAGACATCTATGACTCGCGGGAAGGGCACGCATACCGCCGAAGATGCTGCCAATGTCGGAGCAAGGCTTCTCCTCCTTCCACctgaggagctaccaactggaaaattttttttgggaggcagcagtagtagtactagtgtTGTTAATTCTAAACTCTAA